One window of Chamaesiphon minutus PCC 6605 genomic DNA carries:
- a CDS encoding phosphoribulokinase produces MSNRPIILGIVGDSAAGKTTLTKGIAQILGEENVTVIGTDDYHRYDRQQRAELNITALHPDCNYLDIMQQHLALLRSGQPILKPIYSHKTGTFEAPKYVKPNRFVIVEGLLGYSTPVARECFDVKVYLAPPESLRAQWKIQRDTLKRGYTEAQVLTELQKREPDSEQFIRPQRQWADVVASFYPSSTTDGDTSLLNVRLVLRPTITHLDMSKVIDPDDSDSPPAIRWSLDRDMGKPVDVLEIDSHATGEKINLLEQMICNDMPDLHRVCNREVNPDLGKIVGTTGETLQSYPLALTQLLITYYMLKATQETK; encoded by the coding sequence ATGAGTAACCGTCCCATCATTCTAGGTATCGTCGGCGATAGCGCGGCAGGTAAAACAACCCTCACCAAAGGCATCGCTCAAATTCTCGGCGAAGAGAATGTCACCGTCATCGGTACGGACGATTACCACCGCTACGATCGCCAGCAGCGCGCCGAACTCAACATCACCGCGCTCCACCCCGATTGCAACTATCTCGACATCATGCAGCAGCATTTAGCCTTGTTGCGGAGCGGACAACCGATTCTCAAGCCAATTTACTCTCACAAAACAGGTACCTTCGAGGCACCCAAATACGTCAAGCCCAATCGGTTCGTCATTGTCGAGGGACTGCTCGGCTATTCCACACCCGTGGCTCGCGAATGCTTTGACGTCAAGGTTTATTTAGCTCCACCAGAGTCCCTGCGAGCGCAGTGGAAAATTCAACGCGATACCCTCAAGCGCGGCTATACCGAAGCCCAAGTCTTAACCGAACTTCAAAAACGCGAGCCAGACTCAGAGCAGTTCATTCGTCCTCAACGCCAGTGGGCAGATGTGGTCGCGAGCTTTTATCCCTCCAGCACCACTGATGGGGATACATCTCTGCTCAATGTTCGGCTCGTCCTCAGACCGACAATTACCCACTTAGATATGAGCAAGGTTATCGATCCAGATGACAGCGACTCGCCACCAGCTATCCGGTGGAGTCTCGATCGAGATATGGGCAAACCAGTCGATGTCCTCGAAATCGATAGTCATGCGACGGGCGAGAAAATCAACCTGTTGGAGCAGATGATTTGTAATGACATGCCCGATCTCCATCGCGTCTGCAATCGGGAAGTCAACCCAGATCTAGGCAAAATTGTCGGCACAACTGGCGAAACCCTCCAAAGTTATCCCTTAGCTCTAACTCAGCTCTTAATTACCTACTACATGCTCAAAGCCACTCAGGAAACTAAATAA